The bacterium genome contains a region encoding:
- a CDS encoding M48 family metalloprotease translates to MMRPWHSRRRVALLLAIATAVVLVGMPGEQSSVSALTFPSTADEVKFGAQTAKQIESQFRLINDPAQVARLQRVGDAIARVVERQDLPYHFKIVAVPGINALSIPGGWVYVTEGMMRFVRSDDELAAVLAHEMTHVNHRHYYIQADRERHLTPALLVALALSILAHSPAPLLGAQVSLMAVMNNYQRDLEHEADLNGVTYLTKTGYSPVAMLTLMEHLAQESRFTAHPDPTGLEDHPLPQERVDYIRADLQSRHVPIVRRPVEGYLRIALEPAQPAPGAPVTIRVDGQPIVTLGAAVNGQAAADRALALAVRLNTFFNRDPEPFDVRAVAAGGTWSVVGGEMPLFEVTPQDAAFAQTTAAALAEEIHASLTRVITAAPYVRKF, encoded by the coding sequence ATGATGAGACCGTGGCACAGCCGCCGCAGGGTCGCGCTGCTGCTTGCGATCGCGACCGCGGTGGTGCTGGTCGGGATGCCGGGCGAGCAGTCCTCCGTCTCCGCATTGACGTTTCCGTCGACCGCGGATGAGGTCAAGTTCGGCGCCCAGACCGCCAAGCAGATCGAATCGCAGTTCCGCCTCATCAACGATCCGGCGCAGGTGGCCCGTCTACAGCGGGTGGGCGACGCGATCGCGCGCGTCGTGGAACGCCAGGACCTCCCATACCACTTCAAGATTGTCGCGGTGCCCGGCATCAACGCACTCTCGATCCCCGGCGGGTGGGTGTACGTGACCGAGGGCATGATGCGGTTCGTGCGCTCCGACGACGAACTCGCCGCCGTGTTGGCGCACGAGATGACGCACGTCAACCACCGGCACTACTACATTCAGGCGGACCGCGAGCGGCATCTGACACCCGCGCTGCTGGTCGCGTTGGCCCTGTCCATACTCGCGCATTCGCCGGCGCCGCTGCTCGGCGCCCAGGTCTCCCTGATGGCCGTCATGAACAATTACCAGCGCGACCTGGAGCACGAAGCCGACCTCAACGGGGTGACCTACCTCACGAAGACCGGCTACTCGCCGGTGGCGATGCTGACCCTGATGGAGCACCTCGCGCAGGAAAGCCGGTTCACCGCGCACCCCGATCCGACGGGCCTCGAGGACCACCCGCTGCCGCAGGAGCGGGTCGACTATATCCGGGCCGACCTGCAGAGCCGCCACGTCCCGATCGTGCGCCGTCCGGTGGAGGGTTACCTTCGCATCGCGCTCGAGCCGGCGCAGCCCGCCCCCGGCGCGCCGGTGACTATTCGCGTCGACGGCCAGCCGATCGTGACGCTGGGAGCGGCCGTCAACGGCCAGGCCGCGGCCGACCGCGCCCTGGCCCTCGCCGTCCGGCTCAACACGTTCTTCAACCGGGACCCCGAGCCGTTCGACGTCCGGGCGGTCGCGGCCGGCGGCACGTGGAGCGTCGTCGGGGGAGAGATGCCGCTGTTCGAGGTGACCCCGCAGGACGCCGCGTTCGCGCAGACGACAGCCGCGGCGCTCGCGGAGGAAATCCACGCGAGTCTCACGCGCGTGATCACCGCCGCGCCCTACGTCCGGAAGTTCTGA
- a CDS encoding 2-phosphosulfolactate phosphatase, which translates to MEVHVAFLPQEADDVRRRVAVVIDVLRATTSILTLLERGCAEVVVARNVAAARRYAAESAGRRVAPVVEAGRRGGDDAPAVSTPPVRTAGEEGGLPPEGFEFGNSPAAFARADVRGSRVVIATTNGTKALHAVRGAPAVFTACLRNRAAAARAAVEAALRGGFDLTVVCAGREGRFSLDDAYAAGGVVDAIEEQLADRAPHTSTDAVLAARTLYHAWPDPVDVFRQTAGGRNVAAIGLEEDLRYCAVRDCSELVPCVGNRLTLLE; encoded by the coding sequence GTGGAGGTCCACGTCGCGTTCCTGCCGCAGGAGGCAGACGACGTGCGCCGGCGCGTCGCCGTGGTGATCGATGTGCTGCGGGCGACGACGTCGATCCTCACCCTCCTCGAGCGCGGCTGCGCGGAGGTCGTCGTCGCGCGGAACGTCGCGGCCGCCCGCCGCTATGCCGCGGAGAGCGCCGGGAGGCGTGTCGCGCCGGTGGTCGAAGCCGGCCGCCGCGGCGGTGATGACGCGCCCGCGGTCTCGACGCCGCCGGTCCGCACGGCCGGAGAAGAGGGCGGGCTCCCGCCGGAGGGTTTCGAATTCGGCAACAGCCCCGCGGCGTTCGCGCGCGCGGACGTCAGGGGAAGCCGGGTCGTGATCGCGACGACGAACGGTACCAAAGCGCTTCACGCCGTGCGCGGCGCGCCGGCCGTGTTCACGGCATGCCTGCGCAACCGGGCGGCCGCCGCGCGCGCGGCCGTCGAGGCCGCGCTCCGCGGCGGCTTCGATCTCACGGTGGTGTGCGCAGGACGGGAGGGGCGGTTCAGCCTCGACGACGCGTACGCCGCCGGCGGGGTGGTCGACGCGATCGAAGAGCAGCTTGCGGATCGGGCGCCGCACACCTCGACCGACGCGGTGCTCGCGGCGCGGACGCTCTACCACGCATGGCCCGATCCCGTCGACGTGTTCCGGCAGACGGCGGGAGGCCGGAATGTCGCGGCGATCGGACTCGAGGAAGACCTGCGCTACTGCGCGGTGCGGGACTGCTCGGAGCTCGTGCCGTGCGTAGGGAACCGGCTCACGCTGTTGGAGTGA